From the genome of Nasonia vitripennis strain AsymCx chromosome 1, Nvit_psr_1.1, whole genome shotgun sequence, one region includes:
- the LOC100114914 gene encoding probable cytochrome P450 6d5, producing the protein MDTSCALLFLVAVLSVVYYYLKWPYTHWKKQKVKCVPGTIPAFGHLLPILFSRESSSDLFTKVYRDYEKSSMVGMYFFRTPAVLVREPELVKRVLVSDFQSFQNNLLLLNPKMDPFMSKNPFFCWDEDWKAMRSQMINNMSQKKLKIFFGIMHRVSDKFDDYLSKQVGKAADLEVDIKYVILRLTGELVANTAFGIEGGGFESEISPHSFTGRVENMLKPTFTTIYRQMLVLYLPEFASALGLGFLTNSLDSFLISTVDNIMRHRKEQGLVVDDLLQMIIEASDDLDPKVVAGKLSGYYFDAYETAATMASFACFELSHNSQAQDKARSEIKEILDNYEGTLSYEALKDMKYLEQVIHETIRLYPIIGAAYKVCTRKITLEGSDGQSCCLEPGNIVVVPILGLHTDDEYWENPHSFDPDRFNEEKKNVTKFSFLPFSEGPRMCAGMRYGIMTVKTILATIIKSYTIETSQKTSRPPKLETGSVLTLPAEGLYVKLKRIG; encoded by the coding sequence ATGGATACATCGTGTGCACTGTTATTTCTCGTGGCAGTTCTGAGCGTCGTCTACTATTATCTAAAATGGCCTTACACCCACTGGAAGAAACAAAAAGTAAAGTGCGTTCCTGGCACGATTCCGGCTTTCGGACATCTCTTGCCAATTCTGTTTTCGCGTGAAAGCTCATCGGATCTCTTTACCAAAGTTTACAGAGATTATGAAAAAAGTAGTATGGTCGGGATGTACTTCTTTCGAACACCCGCTGTACTGGTGCGTGAGCCGGAATTAGTGAAACGCGTACTAGTTAGTGATTTTCAAAGCTTCCAAAACAACTTATTACTCTTGAATCCGAAGATGGATCCATTCATGTCGAAGAATCCGTTCTTTTGCTGGGATGAGGACTGGAAAGCAATGCGATCTCAAATGATCAACAACATGTCGCAAAAAAAGTTGAAGATCTTTTTCGGTATCATGCACCGGGTGTCTGACAAGTTTGATGATTATCTTTCTAAACAAGTTGGAAAAGCTGCTGACCTCGAAGTAGACATTAAGTATGTCATACTAAGATTGACCGGTGAGTTGGTAGCTAATACAGCTTTTGGGATCGAAGGTGGTGGCTTCGAGAGCGAAATCAGTCCTCACAGTTTCACCGGCAGAGTGGAAAATATGTTGAAGCCGACATTCACCACCATCTACAGGCAAATGTTAGTCTTGTATCTTCCGGAATTCGCTTCGGCTCTCGGACTAGGTTTCCTCACGAATTCGTTGGACAGCTTTTTGATAAGCACAGTTGACAATATCATGCGTCACCGAAAAGAACAGGGGCTTGTCGTTGATGACTTACTTCAAATGATCATCGAAGCATCCGATGATTTGGATCCTAAAGTTGTCGCTGGCAAATTGAGTGGATACTATTTCGATGCTTACGAAACCGCAGCCACAATGGCATCCTTTGCTTGCTTCGAACTGTCTCATAATTCGCAAGCGCAAGATAAAGCCCGCTCGGAAATCAAAGAGATTCTCGATAACTACGAAGGGACGTTGAGTTACGAAGCTCTGAAAGACATGAAGTACCTGGAGCAAGTTATCCACGAAACCATAAGATTGTACCCCATTATAGGCGCTGCTTACAAAGTCTGTACTCGGAAGATTACGCTCGAGGGATCTGATGGACAAAGTTGTTGTTTGGAGCCAGGTAACATTGTGGTTGTACCCATACTCGGTCTGCATACGGATGATGAGTACTGGGAGAATCCTCACAGCTTCGATCCGGACAGGTTCAACGAAGAGAAGAAGAACGTgacgaaattttctttcttacCCTTTAGCGAAGGGCCGAGAATGTGTGCGGGTATGAGGTACGGAATAATGACTGTAAAGACAATTTTGGCTACGATAATTAAGAGTTATACAATTGAAACTTCACAGAAGACTAGTAGACCTCCAAAACTTGAGACTGGAAGTGTGTTAACTCTTCCTGCAGAAGGATTGTATGTGAAATTGAAGAGGATTGGTTGA